ACTTTCTGTGCCACCCATTCCCCGCATTCTCTCGTCCCCAGGGTTCCGCCCACGTCGTCGGTCGTCTTCTTCTGCCTCACTGCCTCGAGCACTGCTGCCTCGATGCCGTCGGCTTCGCCCGCCATGCCCAAATGTCGCAGCATCATCGCAGCGCTGAGGATGGCGCCCATGGGATTCGCGACGTTCTTCCCCGCCAGCGGGGGCGCCGAGCCGTGTACTGGCTCGAACATCGAGGTCCGACCCGGATGGATGTTGCCGCTTGCGGCCATGCCCAGGCCGCCGGCCAGCGCCGCTCCCAAGTCGGTCAGGATGTCGCCGAACATGTTGTTGGTCACGATCACATCCAGTTGCTCGGGATTCTTCACCATCACCATGGCCAGCGCGTCGGCCAGCATGTGCTGCGCCTCGATATCGGCGTACTCCTTCGCCACTTCCTTGAAGGTTCGTTGCCACAGCCCGTGCGCGAAGGTCAGCACATTGGATTTATCCGCCATCAGCACGCGCTTGCGCCGGTTCGCTCGCGCATATTCGAAGGCATAACGGATGATTCGTTCCACTCCCTTGCGCGTGTTTACGTCCTCGTTGACGGCGACTTCG
Above is a window of Terriglobales bacterium DNA encoding:
- a CDS encoding isocitrate/isopropylmalate family dehydrogenase — translated: EVAVNEDVNTRKGVERIIRYAFEYARANRRKRVLMADKSNVLTFAHGLWQRTFKEVAKEYADIEAQHMLADALAMVMVKNPEQLDVIVTNNMFGDILTDLGAALAGGLGMAASGNIHPGRTSMFEPVHGSAPPLAGKNVANPMGAILSAAMMLRHLGMAGEADGIEAAVLEAVRQKKTTDDVGGTLGTRECGEWVAQKVGSKK